Below is a window of Picosynechococcus sp. PCC 7002 DNA.
CCTCATCTACTCCGGCTAATTCTTCTAACGTTTCATGGTTTGCTGCACTTTGGTCAGCGTCGGCCAAAGAATTCATCACGGGTGTTGCTGCTGTTTCCTCCCGTGGAGGGGGAATATCGTCGCTTGTTTTTTGGGTAGGCTGATCTGCTGTTTTTGGGTGACTGTCTGCCAAGGAAAACGTTGTTTCAAAGGAAAAGACATTGGGGTTTGGGGGCAGCGGCAACGGCTTAAATGTTGGCTGGGTGACCTGGAGCATGAGACGTTTTTCCCAAGGGTTAGTCACCTCAAGGCTCCGGCAGATGATCACCCACTTTCCAGCACCGAGGTGTTGCAGGGGCATGATCGCAAATAAGCCCTGGTCGGTGGTGACATCTGTGCGCTGCGATCTTTGCCCTTGGGGGAAGCAAATCTCACAGTGAATTTCTACTTGGGCGTCGCCCCGGGCAGCTAGACGATACTCCCCAGGCGCTAAGCTCAGGGTCTCGGTCTGGAGGATGTCCCAATTGCGATCGCCTTTTTTTTGTAGCAGAAATTGCCAGTGCACCATCGACGCCTCCTCTGGGGTTCTAATGTTTTGCCTGCTGCATTTTTTGACGCCATGACTCAAGATTTCCCAGCAGATCCGCTTGGGCCAGGGTTTCTTGGGCCTTGGTCTGGAGCCACTTGAGTTGTACCTGCTGGTTGACGGCTTCTTCATCGCCGAGCACCAAACAGGCGATCGCCCCACTGCGGTCAGCCCGTTTAAATTGCTTCCCAAAGGCACTGCCACTGAGATCAAGCTCCACTGAGAACCCCGCAAAACGCAACTTATGGGCCAAAATCACAGCGGCGGCCTCGGCCTGTTCTCCTTTGGAAACGAGGTAAAAATCTAGTTGGGGGCCGGAGGCTTCTCCCAATTGTTGTAACAGGATCACCAAACGCTCCAAACCAATGGCCCAACCCACTGCTGGTGTTTCGGGGCCACCCAATTCTGCCACGAGGCCGTCGTAACGTCCGCCCCCACAGACCGTTGCCTGGGCACCGAGGTCGCTGGATTGGATTTCAAAGGCGGTGTGGGTGTAGTAGTCTAGGCCCCTCACGAGGCAAGGGTTTAACACATAATCAATGCCCAGGGCCGTGAGGGAGCTTTGTACTTGGTCGAAATGTTTTTTTGAGTCATCCCCCAGATAATCCAGGATACTGGGGGCATTTTGGGCAATTTCTTGGGTTTTTTGATCTTTGCTATCCAAGATGCGCAGGGGATTGCGCTCGAGCCGCTCCTGGGAATCTGCGTCTAAATCCGCCTTAAAAGGGGTTAGATAGTCTACTAAAGCTTCACGATACCGTTGGCGATCGCCGCCATTCCCCACCGAGTTTAATTGCAGGCTGAGATTTTTCAGGCCGAGTTTCTGCAAAATTTCCGTGGCGATCGCCATCACTTCCACATCGGCGCGGGGATCCGCACTGCCAAGCACCTCGACCCCCACCTGGTGAAATTGCCGTTGACGGCCCGCTTGGGGTCTTTCATAGCGAAACATTGGCCCTGTGTACCACAGCCGCTGCACACCACCTTGGGCAAACAATTTCCGCTCAATATAGGCCCGGACTGCCCCTGCTGTCCCTTCAGGCCGGAGGGTAATCGGGCGATCGCCCCGGTCTGTGAAAGAATACATTTCCTTACTGACCACGTCCGTCGCCTCACCGATCCCCCGCTCAAACAGGCTGGTCTGCTCAAAAATGGGCGTGCGGATCTCCTGGTACATCGCCCGGCCGAGGCAATCGCGCACCACCGCCTCTACCTGCTGCCAGTAGGCGATCTCCGGCGCAAAAATATCCTTTGTTCCTCGTAAAGCTTGAATTGTTGCCATTATGTCTAGAAAAAAGTACCAATCCCAGCTTATCGGGATGGGGCGTTGTTATTGTTCAGCAGAGGTAAAACTACCATGTATCCTGCCCCAAATGCTGTCAAAATCATGGCGATCGCCGCTACCAAGAGCACCCAAGCACTCACCCCAGCATCAAAATCCGTCCCACTCTCAAACTGCTCCGGGGGAACCGTCGTAAACTGCCGTACAGGTTCTGGTGTCGGTAGAGCCGCGATCACATTATTCGCAGTTGGCTTTCCCTGTGGGGGACGGTGGTGGGGCGTAACCGGTGGCAGTGGCTCAATGCCAAAATCATGGCGGTTGACCATTTCCTTGAGGCGCTCTGTAGATTGCACCACCTGATGCACCTGGTTATATAGCTTCCGGTTGTGCACCCGCAACTGTTGATTTTCCTGCTGGAGGGCTGTCATCTCTGCTTGGGTGGCCCGGAGTTTCTCGGCCAGTTGTTGATAAACAGAAATGGGTACCGAAGCACCACTCTGGGGTAGAGGCGTAACGTTATCGAAGCTCGGAGAACTAGAAGGATTGGCAATCATGGTCAGCTCACACCAAAAAGAGCAAATATCCTTACATTATGATCGAATTCCAGGATTGTCATCTGTCGTGGGGAGCCAATCTACCTCAGGGGCCGTAGGTTTCCGACAGGGGACGGGCGTAGGGTTGTAAGGTACCTTGGTTTACCGTCAAAATTTGCGAATGCTTTAGCCAGTCTGCCCCAAAGGAATTGAGGTGAGTGGTTGTAATCAGGGTTTGGAAACGGGTTTGAATCGTGTCTAGCAGTTGATTTTGGCGGGAGGGATCAAGCTCAGCCAGGACATCATCTAAAAGCAACAGGGGCGGTTCACCAATGATTGTTTCAATGAGTTGCAGTTCGGCGAGTTTGAGCGCTAAAACCAAGGTGCGTTGCTGCCCCTGGGAGCCATAGAAGCGGGCGGGGGTGCCGTTAATGGAAAATTCGATTTCGTCCCGGTGGGGGCCAACCATGCTGCTGCCCTGGTGTTGTTCTGCTTGGCGGCGTTGTTCTATTTTGTCGAGGCAGGCCTGTTGCACATGGTGGGGGTCATCCTGTTGCCAGGGAATATTGGGACAATAGGTGATTTCTAAGGTTTCGGTTTGGCTACTGATATCACGGTGCCAAGCTTGGGCCAGGGGCATCAGTCTGAGTAGCCCCCGCGATCGCCTTCTGGTGACCCGCGAACCTGTGGCTGCTAACTGGAGATCCCAGAGGGTCAACTGTTGGGTCAAATCAGTGGGGATCGCCGCTTGGTTCCGGTGGAGTTTTTTGGCCGTCCTTAGGAGGGCATTGCGTTGCTTCAGCACCTGTTGATACTCCTGCAAAATCCGGGCATAGACAGGTTCTAACTGGATCAAAAGATTATCAATCCATTGGCGACGACAGTCAGGCCCACCCCGCACAAGGTCTAAATCAAGGCAGGAAAATTCCACGGCATTGAGGGTACCGAGGCCATCGAGTTGGCGACGGAGGATTTCGCCATTGAGCTTGAGGGTGCGCCCCCCCTGGTTGCGGAGCAAAAGATCAAAGTCAACAGTGCCATAGCCACGCTGAATTTGGGCTTGGATGCGGGCGGTGGCTTCCCCTTGTTTCACTAGGTCGGCGTCCCGGCTGGTGCGGTGGGTTTTGAGGCTGGCGAGCAGTTCGACGGCTTCGAGGAGGTTTGATTTTCCCTGGGCGTTGTTGCCGATCAAGATGGTTTTTTGGGCCGAAAAATCAACATGCTGATGCTGGTAGTTGCGAAAATTACGGAGGTGCAAGGTTTGCAAATACATTCTTTTTCTGTCGCCCAAGTCCCGAAACAGAACCCTGATTTTAGCGTGTTATGCCTAGGTTAAGGCAGTGGCGATCGCCTGGGGAATCGCAAACCAAAAATTGAGCCTGATTAATCACAGAAGCGGTAATTAATGTGACCACCGGCTTCGGCCATGACAGATGTCCAGGCGTAATCCTGCTGAAAGGGAATATAAAGCCAAGTTCGTCCGGTGGCATCTTCACTGAGATAGGCGGGCGATCCTGTCACCATAATCTGACTGCCGTTGCTGAGAAAGCCTACAACTGGCGCTGAGACAGTGGGTTCCTGCCTAACATTAAGACCCGTCCCCAAATCACTCTGAACGATCAAACAACCGCGAGAGGGTTGATCATTTAAGGTGGCTGTACTGGTGTGCTGGGCAACGACTTGATCATTGACGAGGCAGCGATATTGCACCTGACCTGTGCCAATAGCCTTGACTAAACTATTTAAGCGATATTCAAAAACGGGTTCTTGCCCTGCTGCTGTAGCGGCTTGGGTGCAGGTATATTCATAGTCCATGTAGCCCCCCAGTTCCAGATTAGAAAACCCCGCACTAAACGACCAGTTGTCGTCTTCTGTTTCGTTGGGTCGCCAGGGTTCCCAACCGGGTTCCGGGTTGGCGATCGCCCCTGGGGTCGCACCCAGCCAACACCCGATCGCCAAACAAAATAGGTAAGGTTTGACTCGCACCATGTTTTTTCTTCCTTCCCTTGCAGATGACTTTGTTTCCACATTAGAAGGAAATCTCAGATCTGAAGCCCAGAACCGCAGATAATGTCCGGAGCTTAGGACAAAGTCAGGGCAGTGGCGATCGCCCAACCATCCACGAGGCACAGCAGCACCGTAAACCCCAGCAAAATCATGTACATCCACGGTTGAGACAGGGGCCGCACATCGCTGGTATCAATATTGGTTTGTGCTTCAATCAAGCCCACCATCTTCGCAAAACCTGCCACCCGCATCGGTAACAAATAGGCGCGATCGCGTTCTGGGGTGACGAAATAATAAACCAAGCCCCCTTGACCCGTGGTGCGCATTTTCAGTTGGTCGATTTTTTCCCAGGGCAATGACCAGCCCTTACGGGTCAGCCAGCGGAACCAAGTCGGATAGGTGACGGTAATTCCGGTTTCATCCAGACAGACTTTTTCACTGAGGGCACCGTAAAGAAAAATCGCCCCCAACCCCAAACCAACCCAGAGAAGTGCTGGCGAAACAGGGGCTTGGGTGACGTCCGCTAAAAACGGAATCGGGACTGTGAGTGAAACATAGAGACTCAACAGGGTAATGCGGATGAGGGGTGAAAGATTAAAAGTGGTCGCCATCGTCATTGCACCAAAATTGCTTGATTTCCTAAAACGTTTGGTTGAGCCAATCACGAATTAAAGGATTGACCAGTTCCGGTGTGTCGTCATGGGGGCAATGGCCGGACTCCAGGTAATGTTCCACGAGGCTAGGACAGTGTTGTTTAAACTTTGCGCCCCGCTCCCGCGCCCGAATCCAGGGATCTTTTTCGCCCCAAATCATCAATAACGGTCGATCTAGTGCTTCCAGGAGATGATCGACTTTGGCTCCTTCTGGGGTGTTAAAAACCGCCGCGAAAACCTTGGCTGCCCCTGGATCATTAGAAGGGCGCTGAATTTCGTCGATCAAACGTTCGGTCACCGCCCCTTGGTTGACGTAAACCTTTTGCAGGGTTTTACGGATGGTGGCGCGCCGTTTGGTGTATTGGAAAATAAGCTGGGTCGAAAGGGGACTAAACAGAACTTTGCGGAGGGCTTTTTTCCAGGGTGAAGGTTGGGCCTTAACTTGGTCGCTAAAAGGGCCAGCACTATTGAGGAGAATTAACCCCTTGGCCACCTCTGGACATTGGGCTGCTGCACAAAGGGACGCATAACCCCCCAGGGAATTCCCGGCTAACACCACGGGTTCACCAATGACTTCATTGATAAAATCCCGCAGTTGATCCCGCCACAGAGCGCCGCTGTAAACAACGGGAGCCTTTGGCGATCGCCCGAAGCCGAGCAAATCAATCGCCCACACCGAAAAATCCTCTTGCAGTACCGTAATGTTTTTGCGCCAGTGATCTGTCGAAGCCCCAAAGCCATGGACGAGGAGCAAGGGCGGTTTGCCTTGGCTGGTGCCGGCCTGGACATAGTGGATGTCGTAACCCCGCCATCGCCAAAACTGACTGGGGGGATTTTCAGCGAGAACATGGGGGGAAACGGTCGCACTCATCGGAGATTTTTGTGTAAATAAATGTTAACTACTGCCATTGTATCGTTTTCTTCCGGGGGGTTCTGGGGCGATCGCCGGGTGAGGTTCCCGTAAAATTTGTGCTATAACCTAAGCGACGGTTTTTGATTGTGACATTGTTTACTGCGGCAAAAACTCAACAGTTGCCGAGACAGTAAAAGTTCATCTTTTCCCTTGAATCCAATATTGCCTAGGAGGTTTCTTCATCATGTCTACCGGTGTGATCGAACAACGTTCCACTTCGACCATCCGTAAACCAGCCCCCCGCTACCGGGTACTGCTCCATAACGACGACTTTAACTCCATGGAACATGTGGTACAGACCTTGATGCAAACGGTGGCCGGTCTGACCCAACCCCAGGCGGTCAGTATCATGATGGAAGCCCACACCAACGGCATTGCCCTGGTGATCACCTGTGTGCAGGAGCACGCGGAATTTTATTGTGAAACCCTGAAAATGCACGGCCTCACCAGCACCATCGAGCCGGACGAGTAGAGATATTTTGCTTTTTTGATCAAGGCGATCGCCAGATTGCGGCCCAGAAACAGATTAAATAGAAGGTGGCAAACCTCAACGACTTTTTCCCTTGAAACGATTTTGGCATCTCTGTAAAACCACCCCAGCACCCCTGCGGCTGGGACTTTTTTTCTTGAGTTTGGGGATCATCTGGCTTCCCCTCGCGGCCCCGTTGTACCTGATTTTTCGCGCCGACGAGAATCTAACCACCATCCTGACCATGGGACTGCTGTTCCTTGAGTTTCTGGTCTATCTTCCCTTCTGGGTGAAACAAGTCCACGGGGAAACGCAACCCTTCCGGCGCTATGGTTTGGTGTGGCAGCGGGCGAATGGCGTGGATTTGGTTACAGGTTTGGCCTACGGTCTGGGGTTTACCTGGGCACTGCTGATTTTTGAAGATGTGCTGGGTTTTATCGAGATTATTCCCCCCACAACGGCCTTGATTCGCATTGTGATCGAAGGAGCCTTGAGCGGTCTGGGAGTGGCCCTCGCAGAAGAATTGGTCTTTCGGGGCTGGGTTTATGACGAGCTAGAGCGGGACTATGGCTCAAAAATAGTGCTTTGGGGCAGTGCGATTGCCTTTGCGATTTTGCACTTCTTGAAACCCCTCCCGGAGATGATCCGAACGCTTCCGGTATTTCCCGGTCTGGTTTTGTTGGGATTAACTCTGGTCTGGGCGAAGCGATCGCGGTTCGGTCGCCTCGGCAAACCTATCGGTCTCCATGGGGGCTTAGTTTGGGGCTATTACATTTTTAATGTGGGCGGCTTAATTCAATCCAAAGAAGGTGTTTCCCCTTGGCTCACAGGGGTCGATGGGAATCCCCTCGGTGGTCTCTGGGGCATTCTCTTCCTTGCCGTTCTCGCCTGGATCATGGCCCGTGCCGCCCAAAAATCCCAAAAACCCTCTCCCCTAGAGGGGAGCTAGAGGGGTGGCCCCTTGAGGGGAGTTAGAGGAGTTTCAAGAGGAAAGTACCTTACTGAGCTTTGTGACCTTTCCCAAAGAATTTCGGCGGTTCTGCTAGGGTAAAGACTTCGGTGTGGGTGGCGATCGCCTCGCGGACATGGCGGAAAGTTTGCAACATTCCCAACAGCGTTAAGCCATCGATAATCTTGAAGCCACCCGTGGTTTGCTCAGCCAAAAGTTGATCCACGGCTTCCGGGTCGGGGCGCAGATTCAAATCCCCATCGGTACAGATTGCAAACCCCCAAGGGGAGCCGTAGCTCGAAATGGGTGTCGAATAGGAGGAAACGTTGGCATAAACTGCCTTGAGAGTATTCACCAACCGCGCGTGGAGCCGCAAATTTGCCGGAGCCGTAGGGCCTGCCTGCACCGCCACAACGCCACCGGGCGCGAGCACATCCTTTAGTTGGGTGAAATATTCCTTGGTAAAGAGCTTAAAGGAAGGGCCTTCTTCGATGGGATCAGACAAGTCAGAGATGATTACATCCCACTTTTCGGTGGTGGTTTCTAAAATTTTGAAGGCATCTTCAATGCGTAGGTCGAGGCGCGGATCATCAAAGACCCCCTGGTGCATCTCCGGCAAGAATTCCTTACAGGCTTCCACCACTTCGCCGTCGATATCCACCATCATCACCTTTTCGACGGACTGCCAACGCAGCACTTCCCGCACGGTTGCCCCTTCCCCAGCACCGAGGATCAACACCTTTTTCGGGGCACCATGGGCAATCATCGCCGGATGAACAAGGGGTTCGTGGTAGAGAAATTCATCGCCGGTACAGGACTGCCATTTTCCATCCAGCACCAGGGCTTTACCATAGGCACCGCTTTCAACGATCGCCATCTCCTGAAATTGGGTTTGTTTATAGGCCAAAATCTTGGTAATCCCGTGGCTATAAATGTCCCAGGGCGTAATGTACTCGTTAATCCAATAGTCGGCTTTGACTTCGCTACCTGCCATAATTTTTCTCTTCTGACAATTGACCGGATACCAGTATCGCAGACTTTTTCATTTTTTTAGCGATCGCCCCCCAAAACCTTGTCCGGTAAGCTTTTTAAAACTTTATGCTTCCCAAAACTCTGGGGATTGAACCCGCGTCAGCGACTCCCTCGGCCAAAAGGTGATCGCCAAAAAGACAATCAATGCATTGATCCGTAAACTTGCCGTGAATAACCATTGGGAATTAACTTCATTTTATCCACAGCTTTCCATAAAAACTGAAAGTACAATATTTTTAGAAAAAGTACATTACCTTTTAGTCAGAATGGAACTATTTTTTTGGGCATAAAAACTATTTTACGATTGCTAAAATAATGCTATTGTGAACTGGTTTTTCGCGATTTAAGTCAGTCCTTCAAAAAAAGATTACTTCTTGAACCATCAACAATCTAAATGCCTCCCATGCTGCCCTGAATGTCGTCTAAGATTTTTAGCAGTCAAATCAAATTAAACTGGTCACTGCCTTGATATTTGGCTGAAAATCTCCCCCTGAATTTACCTCGACTTTTGCAAAGATTAACCTTCATTTAACCTCCCTAAAAACTTTGCTTAAGGCTGATGGACTTTTTGGAGAGAGGAGAGAAAAAACAAACATAAATTCTGCATTGATTTTCTGTAGTTATGGTATA
It encodes the following:
- the hisS gene encoding histidine--tRNA ligase; its protein translation is MATIQALRGTKDIFAPEIAYWQQVEAVVRDCLGRAMYQEIRTPIFEQTSLFERGIGEATDVVSKEMYSFTDRGDRPITLRPEGTAGAVRAYIERKLFAQGGVQRLWYTGPMFRYERPQAGRQRQFHQVGVEVLGSADPRADVEVMAIATEILQKLGLKNLSLQLNSVGNGGDRQRYREALVDYLTPFKADLDADSQERLERNPLRILDSKDQKTQEIAQNAPSILDYLGDDSKKHFDQVQSSLTALGIDYVLNPCLVRGLDYYTHTAFEIQSSDLGAQATVCGGGRYDGLVAELGGPETPAVGWAIGLERLVILLQQLGEASGPQLDFYLVSKGEQAEAAAVILAHKLRFAGFSVELDLSGSAFGKQFKRADRSGAIACLVLGDEEAVNQQVQLKWLQTKAQETLAQADLLGNLESWRQKMQQAKH
- the recF gene encoding DNA replication/repair protein RecF (All proteins in this family for which functions are known are DNA-binding proteins that assist the filamentation of RecA onto DNA for the initiation of recombination or recombinational repair.) is translated as MYLQTLHLRNFRNYQHQHVDFSAQKTILIGNNAQGKSNLLEAVELLASLKTHRTSRDADLVKQGEATARIQAQIQRGYGTVDFDLLLRNQGGRTLKLNGEILRRQLDGLGTLNAVEFSCLDLDLVRGGPDCRRQWIDNLLIQLEPVYARILQEYQQVLKQRNALLRTAKKLHRNQAAIPTDLTQQLTLWDLQLAATGSRVTRRRSRGLLRLMPLAQAWHRDISSQTETLEITYCPNIPWQQDDPHHVQQACLDKIEQRRQAEQHQGSSMVGPHRDEIEFSINGTPARFYGSQGQQRTLVLALKLAELQLIETIIGEPPLLLLDDVLAELDPSRQNQLLDTIQTRFQTLITTTHLNSFGADWLKHSQILTVNQGTLQPYARPLSETYGP
- a CDS encoding SH3 domain-containing protein; this translates as MVRVKPYLFCLAIGCWLGATPGAIANPEPGWEPWRPNETEDDNWSFSAGFSNLELGGYMDYEYTCTQAATAAGQEPVFEYRLNSLVKAIGTGQVQYRCLVNDQVVAQHTSTATLNDQPSRGCLIVQSDLGTGLNVRQEPTVSAPVVGFLSNGSQIMVTGSPAYLSEDATGRTWLYIPFQQDYAWTSVMAEAGGHINYRFCD
- a CDS encoding alpha/beta fold hydrolase — protein: MSATVSPHVLAENPPSQFWRWRGYDIHYVQAGTSQGKPPLLLVHGFGASTDHWRKNITVLQEDFSVWAIDLLGFGRSPKAPVVYSGALWRDQLRDFINEVIGEPVVLAGNSLGGYASLCAAAQCPEVAKGLILLNSAGPFSDQVKAQPSPWKKALRKVLFSPLSTQLIFQYTKRRATIRKTLQKVYVNQGAVTERLIDEIQRPSNDPGAAKVFAAVFNTPEGAKVDHLLEALDRPLLMIWGEKDPWIRARERGAKFKQHCPSLVEHYLESGHCPHDDTPELVNPLIRDWLNQTF
- the clpS gene encoding ATP-dependent Clp protease adapter ClpS, which produces MSTGVIEQRSTSTIRKPAPRYRVLLHNDDFNSMEHVVQTLMQTVAGLTQPQAVSIMMEAHTNGIALVITCVQEHAEFYCETLKMHGLTSTIEPDE
- a CDS encoding type II CAAX endopeptidase family protein, encoding MKRFWHLCKTTPAPLRLGLFFLSLGIIWLPLAAPLYLIFRADENLTTILTMGLLFLEFLVYLPFWVKQVHGETQPFRRYGLVWQRANGVDLVTGLAYGLGFTWALLIFEDVLGFIEIIPPTTALIRIVIEGALSGLGVALAEELVFRGWVYDELERDYGSKIVLWGSAIAFAILHFLKPLPEMIRTLPVFPGLVLLGLTLVWAKRSRFGRLGKPIGLHGGLVWGYYIFNVGGLIQSKEGVSPWLTGVDGNPLGGLWGILFLAVLAWIMARAAQKSQKPSPLEGS
- a CDS encoding spermidine synthase, whose amino-acid sequence is MAGSEVKADYWINEYITPWDIYSHGITKILAYKQTQFQEMAIVESGAYGKALVLDGKWQSCTGDEFLYHEPLVHPAMIAHGAPKKVLILGAGEGATVREVLRWQSVEKVMMVDIDGEVVEACKEFLPEMHQGVFDDPRLDLRIEDAFKILETTTEKWDVIISDLSDPIEEGPSFKLFTKEYFTQLKDVLAPGGVVAVQAGPTAPANLRLHARLVNTLKAVYANVSSYSTPISSYGSPWGFAICTDGDLNLRPDPEAVDQLLAEQTTGGFKIIDGLTLLGMLQTFRHVREAIATHTEVFTLAEPPKFFGKGHKAQ